Within Protaetiibacter intestinalis, the genomic segment GGTGCCGATGCCGTGGGCGCGGGCGGAGCGCTCGACGAGCCGGTGAACGGCCTCCGCGCGGGGGATCTCGCGCTCCCAGAGGCCCGGCGGCATCACCTGCTCGGGCAGCGCGTAGGTGCGCTCGAAGTTGGTGCGCCCGGCGGAGACGACCTCGCCCACCCGGAACATGCGCTCGAGGCCGCGCTTGACCTCGTCCCACTCCCACCAGCTGCCCCGGCGCGGGGCGGCGGCGTCGCGCTCGATCTTCGAGGCGGGCAGCGGCCCCTTCTCGGCGAGCTCGGCGCGCAGCCAGGCGATCGTGTCGGCGTGCGCCTTCAGCCACGGGTCGCCCTGGTCGGCGAAGTACGCGCGGTAGTCCTCCATGCGGAAGCGGAACAGCGGCCAGTCCTCGAGCGGGATGAGCGCCGCCTCGTGCGCCCAGTACTCGCGGTAGGGCGCCTTCCGCGCGAAGGTCAGCCGGTCGAGCAGCGCCTTGTCGTACCCGCCGAGGCGCGCGAACACCGGCAGGTAGTGGCTGCGTTCGAGCACGTTGACGGAGTCGAGTTGCAGCAGCCCGAGGCGCTCGAGCGCGAGGTTCAGCTGCCGCGTGCCGACCGCATCCGGACGCGGCCGCCCGAAGCCCTGCGCGGCGAGCGCGATGCGCCGCGCGGATGCGGGGGAGATGCTGTCGGCCACCCGAGTGACCCTAGCGCCTCCACCCGACATCGCTGAGTGGTCGGCTTCTCGCCTCATTTGCCGGGTTTAGGGCCAGAAACCGACCACTCAGCGATGTCGGGTGGAGGGATGGGCGGGCGGGCTCAGGGGTGCGGACGGACCGAGACGGGCTCGAGGTCGAGCGCGATGCGCACGCGGTCGTCGTACTCGACGCGCTCGGAGGCCGGATGCTGCACCCGCACGAGGACGCCATCCGTCGTGCGCACGAGGGTGCGGCGGAAGCTGCCGAGGAAGGTGCTCTCCTGCACGACCGCCTCGACGCCGCCCGCGGCGACCAGCCGCACGTTCTCGGGGCGCACGAACACCTCGACCTCGCCCGTGGCGGCATCGCCCGCGATCGGCAGCGTCCACTCCCAGACGCGCACCGTGTCGCCGGCGCCGACGCCCGGCACGAGGCTCGAGAGCCCCACGAACGCCGCCACCCCGGGGGTCGCGGGCGAGAGGTAGAGCTCCTCCGGCGTGCCGATCTGCTCGATGCGCCCCGCGTTCATGACGGCGATGCGGTCGGAGACGGCGAGCGCCTCCTCCTGGTCGTGCGTCACGAACACCGTCGTGATGCCGAGGCGCAGCTGGATGCGGCGGATCTCGTCGCGCAGCTGCACGCGCACCTTCGCGTCCAGGGCCGAGAGCGGCTCGTCGAGCAGCAGCACCCGGGGCTCGGTCACGAGCGCGCGGGCGAGCGCGACGCGCTGCTGCTGCCCGCCCGACAGCTGGTGCGGGAAGCGGTCGGCGAGGTGGTCGAGGCCGACGAGCGCGAGCGCGTCACCCGCCCGGCGCAACGCCTCGGCCTTCGCGACCTTGCGCCGCAGCAGACCGAACGCCGTGTTGTCGATCACCCGCAGGTGCGGGAAGAGCGAGTACGACTGGAACACCATGCCGATGTCGCGCCTGTTGGTGGGCACGCCCGACACGTCGGTGCCGCCGAGCAGCACGGCGCCGCCGTTCGCCTGCTCGAGGCCGGCGAGCACCCGCAGCGCGGTCGTCTTGCCGCAGCCCGACGGCCCGAGCAGCGACACGAACTCGCCCGGCGCGATGTCGAGGTCGAGCCCGTGCAGCACGCGGGTCGCGCCGTAGTCCTTCACGATGCCGCGGAACTCGACGCGGGTGCCGCTTCCGGCATCCGCGAGCAGCGAGTTCTCGGAGGTGCGGGGGAGCGCCCGCACGGGGATGGGCGAGGTCATGATCCGGCCTTTCCGGCGCGGGCACGGCCCGCGATCCCGATGACGATGAGCAGCACGAAGGCGAACGCCAGCGCGAGCAGGGTGAAGACGGCGGCAGCGTAGCCGTCGCTGTTCTTGACGACGACGAGCGCCGTCTGGAAGACCTGGCGGTTCAGCAGCGAGGCGATCGTGAACTCGCCGAGCACGACCGCGACCGAGATGAGGGATGCCGCGAGCAGGCCGCTGCGCAGGTTCGGCGCGATGACCCGCAGCAGCACCGTGCCCCAGCCGGCGCCGAGCGCGCGCGCCGCCTCCGAGAGGGTGCGGATGTCGACCGCGTCGATGGAGGCCTGGATCGCCCGGTAGGCGAAGGGCAGCACGGTGATGCCGTAGGCGAAGGCGAGGGTCCAGGTGCCGGTGCCCAGCATCCGCCCGAGCTGCAGGTAGATGGGGGCGAGGCCCACGACGAGCACGATCGCGGGGATCGAGATCGGCAGCAGTACGAGGAACTCGAAGCCGGGGCGCAGCCGCGGGAACCGCAGGTGCACGAGCACCATGGTCGGCGCGAGCACGAACAGCACGATCGCGACGGTCAGCACGGACAGCACGACCGAGTTGCCGAGGCCCGTCCAGATCGGGGCGTAGAGCGCCGCCCGCGCGGGGTCGAACAGCGCGGCCCAGTGCACGGGCGAGAAGCCGTCGCCGTCGCGGAAGGTGTAG encodes:
- a CDS encoding winged helix-turn-helix domain-containing protein; its protein translation is MADSISPASARRIALAAQGFGRPRPDAVGTRQLNLALERLGLLQLDSVNVLERSHYLPVFARLGGYDKALLDRLTFARKAPYREYWAHEAALIPLEDWPLFRFRMEDYRAYFADQGDPWLKAHADTIAWLRAELAEKGPLPASKIERDAAAPRRGSWWEWDEVKRGLERMFRVGEVVSAGRTNFERTYALPEQVMPPGLWEREIPRAEAVHRLVERSARAHGIGTLSDLADYYRLKTVDAKPALARLVDEGVVRPVTVPGWKKQAYLHRDARIPRRVEATALLSPFDPVVWERERALRLFGFHYRIEIYTPAPKRVYGYYTLPVLLDEALVGRIDLKNDRKRGVLRVQSAWREEGVADAVAERIVPALRELAAWQGLDALEVVDRGDLARAVAAEAGVPLLDAG
- a CDS encoding ABC transporter ATP-binding protein, producing the protein MTSPIPVRALPRTSENSLLADAGSGTRVEFRGIVKDYGATRVLHGLDLDIAPGEFVSLLGPSGCGKTTALRVLAGLEQANGGAVLLGGTDVSGVPTNRRDIGMVFQSYSLFPHLRVIDNTAFGLLRRKVAKAEALRRAGDALALVGLDHLADRFPHQLSGGQQQRVALARALVTEPRVLLLDEPLSALDAKVRVQLRDEIRRIQLRLGITTVFVTHDQEEALAVSDRIAVMNAGRIEQIGTPEELYLSPATPGVAAFVGLSSLVPGVGAGDTVRVWEWTLPIAGDAATGEVEVFVRPENVRLVAAGGVEAVVQESTFLGSFRRTLVRTTDGVLVRVQHPASERVEYDDRVRIALDLEPVSVRPHP
- a CDS encoding ABC transporter permease, with the protein product MNRLAPSRTTRWVIGILVGAFFAIPMGSTLLYTFRDGDGFSPVHWAALFDPARAALYAPIWTGLGNSVVLSVLTVAIVLFVLAPTMVLVHLRFPRLRPGFEFLVLLPISIPAIVLVVGLAPIYLQLGRMLGTGTWTLAFAYGITVLPFAYRAIQASIDAVDIRTLSEAARALGAGWGTVLLRVIAPNLRSGLLAASLISVAVVLGEFTIASLLNRQVFQTALVVVKNSDGYAAAVFTLLALAFAFVLLIVIGIAGRARAGKAGS